In one window of Pseudodesulfovibrio sp. S3 DNA:
- a CDS encoding ferredoxin-thioredoxin reductase catalytic domain-containing protein, with amino-acid sequence MDVKQLFNMLKKAQEPKGYYFNNDMDMTMPLLESLLINKERFGYMACPCRLANGDFDADKDIICPCTYREDDVKKYGACFCALYVSKDFNEGKIEKTVVPESRPPEKILF; translated from the coding sequence ATGGACGTCAAACAACTCTTCAATATGCTGAAGAAGGCGCAGGAACCCAAGGGCTACTACTTCAACAACGACATGGATATGACCATGCCGCTCCTGGAGAGTCTGCTCATCAACAAGGAGCGCTTCGGCTACATGGCCTGTCCCTGCCGCCTTGCCAACGGCGATTTCGATGCTGACAAGGATATTATCTGTCCCTGCACCTACAGGGAAGACGACGTCAAAAAGTACGGCGCATGCTTCTGCGCCCTGTACGTGAGCAAGGATTTCAACGAAGGGAAAATCGAAAAAACAGTCGTGCCTGAAAGCAGGCCGCCGGAAAAGATACTCTTCTGA
- a CDS encoding HD domain-containing protein, translating to MTPGQTVDDLFLLANANQAQSKNGPYWNITFQDATGSIDGKIWSPKSLEYPTLEPGQMARVKGFVESYRDKNQLKVDHMDLLETSHPDVDLADFLPTSSTPPEELMEAIEDLVTEHMKHKPWKIFCKRVLGNEEVRTKLLTAPGAKTVHHAYVGGLLEHSLQVARACMALCTVYPHLDRQTLLAGAIFHDLGKAWELSGGLANDYTDEGRLFGHIQIGMEKLEPFLKKSRHLDEDLKLHFKHLITSHHGEHEFGSPVRPKTPEAFVLHFADNMDAKLNIIDQAYADMDKTGAQWSPYMRFLERNVFRPTTTPDSSQKKNAKPENQCLLPLKA from the coding sequence ATGACACCGGGACAAACGGTTGACGACCTTTTTCTCCTGGCCAACGCCAATCAGGCGCAATCCAAAAACGGCCCCTATTGGAACATCACATTTCAGGATGCCACCGGCTCCATCGACGGCAAGATCTGGAGCCCCAAAAGCCTGGAATACCCAACCTTGGAACCGGGACAGATGGCCCGCGTCAAGGGCTTTGTGGAGAGCTATCGCGACAAAAACCAGCTCAAGGTCGACCACATGGACCTCCTTGAAACCTCCCATCCCGATGTGGACCTGGCCGACTTTCTGCCCACCTCAAGCACGCCGCCAGAAGAGTTGATGGAGGCCATTGAAGACCTCGTCACCGAACACATGAAGCACAAACCATGGAAGATCTTCTGCAAAAGGGTGCTGGGCAACGAGGAGGTCAGGACCAAACTCCTGACCGCACCGGGCGCCAAAACCGTCCACCACGCCTATGTAGGCGGCCTGCTCGAACATTCCCTACAGGTAGCCCGCGCCTGCATGGCCCTGTGTACCGTGTATCCGCACCTGGACCGCCAGACATTGCTTGCCGGGGCCATATTCCATGACCTGGGCAAGGCATGGGAACTTTCCGGCGGTCTGGCCAACGACTACACCGACGAGGGCCGTTTGTTCGGCCACATCCAGATAGGCATGGAAAAATTGGAGCCGTTCCTGAAGAAAAGCAGGCACCTGGACGAAGACCTCAAGCTGCACTTCAAGCACCTGATCACCAGCCATCACGGAGAGCATGAATTCGGCTCTCCTGTCCGCCCCAAGACCCCCGAAGCGTTCGTTCTGCACTTTGCCGACAACATGGACGCCAAGTTGAACATCATCGACCAGGCCTATGCCGACATGGACAAAACCGGAGCGCAGTGGTCGCCCTATATGCGCTTTTTGGAGAGAAACGTCTTCCGGCCAACGACAACACCTGATAGTTCCCAAAAAAAGAATGCGAAACCGGAGAACCAATGTTTATTACCTTTGAAGGCATAG
- a CDS encoding amino acid ABC transporter permease, producing the protein MTPLDAAVLAALAGVLGFVFYKAATGLNYHWNWDIIPQFLLRYDEQTRSWRPGPLTLGLFATIRLSLWSGILAMILGLIISLFRVSPSLFKRQIGTTYVGLIRNTPPLVLIFIFYFFIGDQIISLLGVDTFVYTLSDGTKDFLSWFFGPMNRFPQFISALITLALFEAAYIAEILRAGIESVEKGQWEASASMGMSRSQSMLHVILPQALQRMLPALAGQFISIVKDSAIVSVISIEELTFQAQQLMTTTYRSFEIWTLVLIIYFVLTFLCSLAVRKLELTLKRD; encoded by the coding sequence ATGACCCCGCTGGACGCCGCCGTTTTGGCGGCTCTGGCGGGGGTGCTCGGCTTTGTCTTTTACAAGGCTGCCACAGGTCTGAACTACCATTGGAACTGGGATATCATACCGCAATTTCTGCTGCGGTATGATGAACAGACTCGGTCATGGAGACCCGGCCCCCTGACACTCGGCCTGTTTGCAACCATTCGACTGAGCCTCTGGTCCGGTATCCTGGCCATGATCCTGGGCCTCATTATCAGCCTGTTCAGGGTCAGTCCCAGCCTGTTCAAACGCCAGATCGGCACCACTTATGTGGGGCTCATACGAAACACCCCGCCGCTTGTGCTGATTTTCATCTTCTATTTCTTCATCGGCGATCAGATCATAAGCCTGCTGGGCGTGGACACCTTCGTCTACACTCTTTCAGACGGCACAAAGGATTTTTTGAGTTGGTTTTTCGGTCCCATGAACCGATTCCCGCAATTCATATCCGCTCTCATAACCCTGGCGCTGTTTGAAGCGGCCTATATTGCGGAGATCCTCCGGGCAGGCATCGAATCCGTGGAAAAGGGACAGTGGGAGGCCTCGGCCAGCATGGGCATGAGCCGGAGCCAGTCCATGCTCCACGTGATTTTGCCCCAAGCACTGCAACGCATGTTGCCAGCCCTGGCCGGACAGTTTATATCTATCGTCAAGGACTCTGCCATTGTGTCCGTCATCTCCATCGAGGAACTGACGTTTCAGGCCCAGCAGCTCATGACGACCACGTATCGAAGTTTCGAGATATGGACCCTGGTCCTGATCATATACTTCGTACTCACATTTCTGTGCTCCCTGGCCGTAAGAAAGCTGGAACTGACCTTGAAAAGGGACTAA
- a CDS encoding glutaredoxin family protein, whose translation MNDIKVYALSTCIHCRNAKKYLDECGVKYDCVHVDQLSGDERNDVVRKIKEYNPAVSFPTIVIKDKVVVGYHKDQIDEALKGE comes from the coding sequence ATGAACGACATCAAGGTCTATGCACTTTCCACCTGCATCCATTGCAGGAATGCCAAGAAATACCTGGACGAATGCGGAGTAAAATACGACTGCGTTCACGTGGACCAACTGAGCGGTGATGAACGCAATGACGTGGTCAGAAAGATCAAGGAGTACAATCCGGCCGTCTCCTTCCCGACCATCGTCATCAAGGACAAGGTCGTGGTCGGCTATCACAAGGACCAGATCGACGAAGCCCTCAAGGGAGAATAG
- the gap gene encoding type I glyceraldehyde-3-phosphate dehydrogenase — protein MATKIGLNGFGRIGRYLARLLADRSDLELVAVNARASNEDLAHLLKYDSVHGRFLDVQPSADGFVIAGKSVKVTRNAPGEWTWGDLGCDLVVESTGKFTDRESCEKHLACGAKKVLISAPGKNADVTVVVGVNDGDLKPEHKIISNASCTTNCLAPVAKVVNDKFGIKHGIMTTVHSYTMSQRILDGSHKDLRRARACAMNMVPTTTGAAKAVGLVIPELNGILDGMAIRVPTPNVSLVDLVCELKRETTADEVNAALKAAANDSMGYTEEPLVSTDFMGSTFGGVVDSSLTRVMGGTQLKLIIWYDNEAGFTNQLLRLTGMAAGML, from the coding sequence ATGGCGACGAAAATAGGATTAAACGGATTTGGACGGATCGGCCGGTATCTCGCCCGATTGCTGGCGGACCGGAGTGATCTTGAACTGGTGGCTGTCAACGCGCGTGCATCCAACGAAGATCTTGCCCATCTGTTGAAATACGATTCCGTGCACGGTCGTTTCCTTGATGTGCAGCCTTCGGCTGACGGATTCGTCATAGCCGGCAAGTCTGTGAAAGTGACCCGAAATGCGCCGGGCGAATGGACTTGGGGTGATTTGGGTTGTGATCTGGTGGTTGAATCCACCGGTAAATTTACGGATCGGGAGAGTTGTGAAAAGCACTTGGCCTGTGGTGCCAAGAAGGTGCTCATCTCCGCTCCCGGGAAAAATGCGGACGTGACCGTGGTGGTGGGCGTCAACGACGGTGACCTCAAGCCTGAGCACAAGATCATCTCCAATGCTTCCTGCACCACCAACTGCCTGGCTCCTGTGGCCAAGGTGGTCAATGACAAGTTCGGTATCAAGCACGGCATCATGACCACCGTGCATTCCTATACCATGAGCCAGCGGATTCTGGACGGTTCCCATAAGGATTTGCGCCGTGCCCGCGCCTGCGCCATGAATATGGTGCCGACCACCACCGGTGCGGCCAAGGCCGTGGGTCTGGTCATTCCGGAACTCAACGGCATCCTGGACGGCATGGCCATTCGCGTGCCCACGCCCAATGTCTCCCTGGTGGATCTGGTCTGTGAATTGAAGCGGGAGACAACAGCCGACGAGGTCAATGCCGCGTTGAAGGCTGCCGCAAACGATTCCATGGGCTACACTGAAGAGCCGTTGGTTTCCACGGACTTCATGGGGTCCACCTTCGGCGGCGTGGTGGACAGCTCCCTGACCCGCGTAATGGGCGGTACCCAACTCAAGCTGATCATCTGGTATGATAACGAAGCCGGTTTCACCAATCAATTGTTGCGGTTGACCGGAATGGCGGCAGGCATGTTGTAA
- the surE gene encoding 5'/3'-nucleotidase SurE — MNILLANDDGIQAIGLRSLYFALKEAGHEVNVVAPVTEQSAVGHAVTLFMPIRVKQFKENGFVGQGVYGTPVDCVKLGLTTLLSAPPDLVLSGINAGANVGVDLLYSGTVSAATEGALMEIPAMAVSMDNFNPQDMSGQAQYCTELLTRIPWAELPKKCVLNLNFPDCPIEEARELVLCPHTRASYRDWYETRQDPRGRAYYWLAGDIPPERISEGRDRVLLTKGHITLTPLHFDFTDRETLDMLRSKSL, encoded by the coding sequence ATGAATATACTCCTCGCCAATGACGACGGAATTCAGGCGATCGGCCTTCGTTCTCTTTATTTTGCCTTGAAGGAGGCGGGCCACGAGGTCAATGTGGTTGCTCCGGTTACGGAACAGTCCGCAGTAGGCCATGCAGTGACCCTGTTTATGCCCATCCGGGTCAAGCAGTTCAAGGAGAACGGCTTTGTAGGGCAGGGGGTCTACGGTACGCCTGTGGACTGCGTGAAACTCGGCTTGACCACGTTACTGTCCGCCCCCCCGGATCTGGTGCTGTCCGGCATCAACGCCGGTGCCAATGTCGGCGTGGATCTTCTTTATTCAGGTACGGTATCGGCGGCTACTGAAGGTGCGCTCATGGAAATTCCGGCCATGGCCGTGTCCATGGACAATTTCAATCCGCAGGACATGAGCGGTCAGGCGCAGTACTGCACTGAATTGCTGACCAGGATTCCCTGGGCGGAACTGCCGAAGAAATGTGTGCTCAATCTCAATTTTCCGGATTGCCCCATCGAGGAGGCCAGGGAGCTGGTTTTGTGCCCGCATACCAGGGCCTCGTACCGGGATTGGTATGAAACCCGGCAGGATCCACGCGGCAGGGCATATTATTGGCTTGCCGGGGATATCCCTCCCGAAAGGATCAGCGAGGGGCGCGACCGGGTCTTGTTGACGAAAGGACATATCACGTTGACACCCCTTCATTTCGATTTCACGGACAGGGAGACACTGGATATGCTGAGGAGTAAAAGTTTATAA
- the cimA gene encoding citramalate synthase, which produces MRHVTIYDTTLRDGAQAEELNLTTEDKVRIAHKLDELGIHYIEGGWPGSNPTDKKFFEDIKKYTFKNAKLTAFGSTHFAKTSPEKDPNLAGLLAAGTSVITIFGKSWDLHATTALGISLERNLELIFNSIAFLNKRVDEVIFDAEHFFDGYKHNPEYALKALAAAHEAGAARLVLCDTNGGTLTHEVAEAVKAVQAHLPAGSLGIHAHNDSELAVANSLEAVRLGASQVQGTINGYGERCGNANLCSVIPNLELKMGIDTIGRDNLPRLLTTSHFVSEIGNLRPFMRQPFVGASAFAHKGGIHVSAILKDSRTYEHIVPESVGNEQRVLLSDQAGRSNILFKAKELGYELAKDDPTVDRLLAELKQKESMGYEYSVADASFELVLREALGKPLNYFHFRNFFVVDAKREEDPEPFTEATVIIDVKGQQEHTAATGMGPVNALDRALRKGLERFYPNLSEIRLLDFKVRVLSGAVRDTGGTASFVRVLVETGDKTERWTTMGVSHNIIEASWQAVVDAINYKLLKDDQFIEK; this is translated from the coding sequence ATGAGACACGTTACCATATATGACACGACGTTACGCGATGGGGCACAGGCCGAAGAACTGAATCTGACCACTGAAGACAAGGTGCGCATAGCGCATAAGCTGGATGAACTGGGGATTCATTACATCGAAGGCGGCTGGCCCGGCTCCAACCCGACCGACAAGAAATTTTTCGAAGACATAAAAAAGTATACGTTCAAGAACGCCAAACTGACCGCATTCGGCTCAACCCATTTTGCCAAGACCTCGCCGGAAAAGGACCCGAACCTGGCCGGCTTGTTGGCCGCCGGGACATCAGTCATCACCATTTTCGGCAAGAGCTGGGATCTCCACGCCACCACGGCCCTGGGCATCTCCCTTGAACGCAATCTCGAACTAATATTCAACAGCATCGCCTTCCTGAACAAACGGGTGGACGAAGTTATTTTCGACGCCGAACATTTTTTCGACGGCTACAAACACAACCCTGAATATGCCCTCAAGGCCCTGGCTGCCGCCCATGAGGCCGGTGCCGCCCGCCTCGTCCTCTGCGACACCAACGGCGGCACTCTGACCCACGAGGTCGCCGAAGCCGTAAAAGCCGTTCAGGCACACCTGCCCGCAGGAAGCCTCGGCATCCATGCTCACAACGACTCTGAACTGGCAGTGGCCAATTCCCTGGAAGCGGTCCGTCTGGGCGCATCACAAGTGCAGGGCACCATCAACGGCTACGGGGAACGCTGCGGAAACGCCAACCTGTGCTCGGTCATTCCGAATCTCGAACTCAAGATGGGAATCGACACCATCGGCCGGGACAATCTGCCCCGATTGCTGACGACATCCCACTTCGTCAGTGAAATCGGGAATCTGCGTCCCTTCATGCGGCAACCCTTCGTGGGTGCATCCGCCTTTGCCCACAAAGGTGGTATCCATGTCAGCGCCATCCTCAAGGATTCACGCACTTATGAACACATTGTGCCGGAATCCGTAGGAAACGAGCAGCGCGTCCTGCTCTCCGACCAGGCAGGCCGATCCAACATCCTGTTCAAAGCCAAGGAGCTTGGCTATGAATTGGCCAAGGACGACCCCACTGTGGACCGCCTGCTCGCAGAGCTCAAACAAAAGGAAAGCATGGGTTACGAATATTCCGTAGCCGATGCTTCGTTTGAACTGGTCTTGCGCGAAGCTCTGGGCAAACCACTGAATTATTTCCACTTCAGAAATTTTTTCGTGGTCGACGCCAAACGCGAGGAAGATCCCGAACCGTTTACCGAGGCCACGGTCATCATCGACGTCAAAGGGCAACAGGAACACACCGCCGCCACTGGCATGGGTCCGGTCAACGCCCTTGACCGTGCCCTGCGCAAGGGGCTTGAACGGTTCTACCCCAATTTGAGCGAAATCCGTCTGCTGGATTTCAAAGTCCGTGTGTTGTCCGGTGCTGTCCGCGACACGGGCGGCACCGCCTCCTTTGTCCGCGTCCTGGTGGAAACAGGCGACAAAACGGAACGGTGGACCACCATGGGCGTCTCCCACAACATCATCGAGGCGAGTTGGCAAGCCGTAGTGGACGCCATCAACTACAAACTTCTCAAAGACGATCAGTTCATCGAAAAATAA
- a CDS encoding transporter substrate-binding domain-containing protein, with amino-acid sequence MKKSRILSLMALLMLIVSAFGCSQQSPQQQENAKAPETTASQLDTILKRGVLKVGFDTFKPWAMKDKNGKYIGFEIEVAEKLAEDMGVKVEFVPTKWSGIIPALLTGKFDIIIGGMSVTPQRNLKVNFSIPYEYSGMSVVASRKLAPGRSLASEFNNPGTTVAVRLGTTAAEAAKNYLPQAKILFFDEESQTVQELLNERVHAVIASNPLPSTLAAEYPKQLYLPSKKDFTKEPIAFAVRKGDPDFLNWLNNWVRVTMSKGWLQNHYEYWFFSNDWETLIQ; translated from the coding sequence ATGAAAAAATCGCGGATCTTATCCCTCATGGCACTGTTGATGCTCATCGTAAGCGCCTTCGGATGCAGCCAGCAATCCCCGCAGCAGCAAGAGAATGCAAAAGCCCCCGAAACGACCGCCAGCCAACTGGACACCATTCTCAAACGCGGTGTACTCAAAGTCGGATTCGACACTTTCAAACCCTGGGCCATGAAGGACAAGAACGGCAAATACATCGGCTTCGAAATCGAAGTGGCCGAAAAACTGGCCGAAGACATGGGCGTCAAGGTCGAATTTGTTCCCACCAAGTGGTCCGGGATCATCCCGGCACTCTTGACCGGCAAGTTCGATATCATCATCGGCGGCATGTCCGTCACTCCCCAACGCAACCTCAAAGTGAACTTCTCCATTCCCTATGAATATTCAGGCATGTCGGTTGTCGCCAGCCGTAAACTGGCTCCCGGCCGGTCCCTTGCCTCGGAGTTCAACAATCCGGGCACCACGGTTGCCGTGCGGCTCGGAACCACTGCCGCCGAAGCGGCCAAGAACTATCTGCCACAGGCCAAGATCCTCTTCTTCGACGAGGAGTCGCAGACCGTGCAGGAACTGCTCAACGAACGTGTACATGCCGTTATCGCATCCAATCCGCTGCCCTCCACCCTGGCCGCGGAATACCCGAAGCAACTCTACCTGCCATCCAAGAAGGACTTCACCAAGGAGCCCATCGCCTTTGCCGTCAGAAAAGGCGACCCCGATTTCCTGAACTGGCTCAACAACTGGGTACGGGTCACCATGAGCAAGGGCTGGCTCCAGAATCACTACGAATACTGGTTCTTCTCCAACGATTGGGAAACTCTCATCCAGTAA
- a CDS encoding amino acid ABC transporter permease, whose amino-acid sequence MPAKLPPTKTGPFSVSACVDTAKFVVLLTALAGLLVMGSHRLGYNWQWYRIPQYLWHSTDEGFTWGLLMQGLGVTFQISAISLILMLAIGMTTALLRMTRSWAAWGVARVYMELIRNTPLLIQIFFIYFVLAPILDMSGFWAAIIALSLFEGAYASEIFRAGITSIDTGQWEAAKSLGMSPFAMYRHIILPQAVRRVLPPLTSQAVSLIKDSALVSTIAILDLTQQGRMIDAETFLTFEIWFTVAAIYLVVTLTLSGVVRLLEQRFNGIQP is encoded by the coding sequence ATGCCAGCCAAATTGCCCCCGACAAAAACCGGACCCTTTTCCGTTTCAGCATGTGTGGATACGGCGAAATTCGTCGTGCTCCTGACCGCCCTGGCCGGTCTGCTTGTCATGGGTTCCCACCGCCTCGGCTATAATTGGCAATGGTATCGCATTCCGCAATATCTCTGGCATAGCACCGATGAAGGCTTCACATGGGGTCTGCTCATGCAAGGCCTCGGGGTCACCTTTCAGATCTCCGCCATCAGCCTGATCCTGATGCTTGCCATCGGCATGACCACGGCCTTGCTCCGCATGACTCGCTCGTGGGCAGCCTGGGGCGTGGCCCGGGTCTACATGGAACTGATCCGCAACACCCCCCTGCTCATCCAGATATTCTTCATCTATTTCGTCCTCGCCCCCATCCTGGACATGTCCGGTTTCTGGGCGGCGATCATTGCCCTCAGCCTGTTCGAAGGGGCCTATGCGTCGGAGATATTCCGAGCCGGTATCACATCCATCGACACGGGCCAGTGGGAGGCGGCCAAAAGCCTTGGCATGAGCCCCTTCGCCATGTACCGCCACATCATATTGCCCCAGGCCGTCAGGCGCGTGTTGCCGCCCCTGACAAGCCAGGCCGTGTCTCTGATCAAAGATTCCGCCCTTGTCAGCACCATAGCCATTCTGGACCTTACGCAACAGGGACGAATGATCGACGCTGAAACGTTTTTAACATTTGAAATATGGTTTACCGTTGCCGCCATTTACCTTGTGGTCACCCTGACATTGTCCGGCGTGGTGCGCCTGCTGGAGCAACGGTTCAACGGCATCCAGCCATAA
- a CDS encoding HDOD domain-containing protein, with protein sequence MSDALLSDLAADVGEQVMVVRQPIFDRGKSVWGYELLSSPPPQGHSEQVAALEDLISFQKEKLSSLGIEFSTDKKLLLNMSGYNHLNSYDFSGYLGDIVFGFSNTAASSEHGSFFVSNMHEQGGSVAIDNDLDESVFDSLMDKCDIVKVSLEGKMPSDIVNIRRKLKNYEGKLLATDVSSWEAFEGTRALGFKIFQGSFFSLPLIEEDAGLQVASVSKLQLIRELNNPGCDMEELASIIASDVSLSYRILKYINSVAFGLKREIKSIQQAVALLGLNELKHWATVVVMTDLDSTPKGEELAYMALQRGRFLSQLAGTIEQCQLAPETMFMLGLFSKLDALLSYPMDKALDGIALDEAIKAGLCGERNEYGNCLRMLEAVETGKWEVANAILKRYGFSVPKAATQYLQASSWAARQLPSMKSQ encoded by the coding sequence ATGAGTGATGCTCTCTTATCGGATCTGGCTGCGGACGTTGGAGAACAGGTCATGGTTGTCAGGCAGCCCATTTTTGATCGGGGAAAATCGGTCTGGGGCTATGAATTGCTCTCCAGTCCACCTCCGCAAGGCCACTCGGAGCAGGTGGCCGCATTGGAGGATTTGATTTCGTTTCAGAAAGAAAAATTGTCGTCATTGGGCATTGAGTTTTCCACGGACAAAAAGCTGCTTCTGAATATGAGTGGCTATAACCATTTGAACAGTTATGATTTTTCAGGATATCTGGGTGATATTGTTTTCGGTTTCAGCAATACTGCCGCCTCTTCCGAACATGGCTCTTTCTTTGTCAGTAATATGCATGAACAGGGTGGTTCTGTTGCCATTGACAATGATCTGGACGAATCCGTTTTCGATTCCCTGATGGATAAATGCGACATCGTGAAGGTCTCCCTTGAGGGAAAAATGCCATCCGATATCGTCAATATTCGTCGAAAATTGAAAAATTATGAAGGCAAGCTGCTGGCTACCGACGTATCGAGTTGGGAGGCGTTTGAAGGGACACGAGCCCTGGGCTTCAAAATATTTCAGGGGTCCTTCTTTTCCCTTCCGCTGATCGAAGAGGATGCCGGGCTTCAGGTCGCCTCCGTTTCCAAGCTGCAATTGATTCGCGAGTTGAACAATCCGGGCTGTGACATGGAAGAATTGGCTTCCATCATCGCATCTGACGTCAGTCTCAGCTACAGGATACTCAAGTACATAAATTCGGTCGCCTTTGGATTGAAGAGAGAAATCAAGTCCATTCAGCAAGCCGTTGCCTTGCTCGGTTTGAATGAACTGAAACATTGGGCCACTGTTGTCGTCATGACTGATCTGGACTCCACGCCCAAAGGGGAAGAGCTGGCGTATATGGCCTTGCAGCGGGGGCGTTTCCTCTCTCAGCTTGCAGGGACTATCGAACAGTGCCAACTCGCTCCGGAAACCATGTTCATGCTCGGGTTGTTTTCCAAACTCGACGCCTTGCTGTCCTATCCCATGGACAAGGCCCTTGACGGTATCGCCCTTGACGAGGCCATCAAGGCCGGATTGTGCGGCGAACGTAATGAATATGGTAATTGTCTTCGGATGCTTGAGGCTGTGGAGACGGGAAAGTGGGAGGTGGCAAACGCTATTCTCAAACGTTATGGATTCAGTGTACCCAAGGCAGCCACGCAATACCTGCAAGCTTCCAGTTGGGCGGCAAGGCAGTTGCCCAGCATGAAAAGCCAGTAG
- the tmk gene encoding dTMP kinase — MFITFEGIEGTGKSTQITKVREYLESMGREVFLTMEPGGSRVGRELRKMLLHVDNKDITPITELFLYLADRAQHVGQVIRPELKAGKVVLCDRFADSTIVYQGYGRGLDTMMLKHLNEVAVDGLWPDLTLLLDIDPEIGLKRATLRNIQDGKAKEEGRFEAEHLSFHQRIRQGYLTWAALNHDRMKVINAAASPDEVFERIRLTLDSYLDTAS, encoded by the coding sequence ATGTTTATTACCTTTGAAGGCATAGAGGGCACCGGGAAATCGACCCAGATTACCAAGGTCAGGGAATACCTCGAATCCATGGGTAGAGAGGTCTTTCTAACCATGGAGCCTGGAGGCAGCCGCGTTGGTCGGGAACTCCGCAAGATGCTCCTGCATGTGGACAACAAGGACATCACGCCCATCACTGAACTGTTCCTCTATCTGGCTGACCGTGCGCAGCATGTCGGCCAGGTCATCCGGCCCGAACTGAAGGCCGGAAAAGTTGTGCTCTGTGACCGCTTCGCCGACTCCACCATCGTCTACCAGGGGTACGGGCGCGGCCTGGATACCATGATGCTCAAGCATCTTAACGAGGTGGCTGTGGATGGCTTGTGGCCCGACCTGACCCTTCTCCTCGACATCGACCCGGAGATCGGCCTGAAACGGGCCACCCTGCGCAATATCCAGGATGGCAAGGCCAAGGAGGAAGGACGATTCGAGGCCGAACACCTCTCCTTTCACCAACGTATTCGCCAAGGCTACCTGACCTGGGCGGCCCTCAACCACGATCGGATGAAAGTGATCAACGCTGCGGCATCGCCGGACGAAGTCTTCGAACGTATCCGGCTTACTCTTGATTCGTATCTGGACACAGCATCCTGA